CGCCCAGGCCAAGGACGGTGACTTCCTCAACATTCAGGCGTATTTGACCGAATCGGACGAGCTGAATAAGGGCCTGGCCGAGTTGCGCACCCAGGTGCAGGAGCAGTTGCATCTGGCTACCACCTCGGGCTACGGACCGCGCTTCCTGCACTCCACGGGCCAGTACCACAAGGGTGGCCCCGACAAGGGCTTGTTTGTGCAGTTCACCGTCGACCATCCGCAGGATCTGGCGCTGCCGGGCCGTTCGTACTCCTTCGGCACGTTCAAAAATGCCCAGGCCGCCGGCGACTTGCAAGCCCTGCACGACTACAACCGCCGCACGCTGCGCATCCACCTCGGCGACAATGCTGAGCAAGGTTTGCGCACGGTACTGACGGCGCTGCAGTCGGCTCCGCTGACCGCTACCCAAGCGTAAGAATGCTGCCAGGGCGGTCGGTTGGGAGGCCGGCCGCCCTGGTAGTTTCTGCGCTTTCTGACCTTTCCCCATCGAAAATTCCCTCAATCCTCTCGATGCTCAACTTAAAGCGCCTCATGGCGGCAGCTGGCCTCACGCTGGCCGCGGCTAACCTGACTTTTGCCCAAACGGTACGCCTGACCGTGCAGCCCGGAGACCCGAAGCTGCAAATCAGCAAAGACATTTACGGGCACTTCGCCGAGCACCTGGGCCGTTGCGTCTACGACGGTTTCTGGGCTGACCCCGGCTTGAACGTGCCCAAGCAGGGCCGCATCCGCATGGATATCGTGGAGGCCCTGCGCAAGATCAAAGTGGCCAACCTGCGCTGGCCCGGCGGCTGCTACGCCGACGCCTACCACTGGCGCGACGGAGTAGGGCCCACTGCCCAACGTCCCCACACCATCAACACCTGGTGGGGCGACGCGGTGGAAGACAACTCCTTCGGTACCCACGAGTTTCTGGAGCTCTGTAAGCTGCTGGGCACCGAGCCGTATTTGGCGGCCAACGTCGGCAGCGGGACGGTGCAGGAAATGGCCAACTGGATGGAGTATTTGAACTCCAACGCTGACACGCCGCTGACCCAGCAGCGCAAGCAAAACGGCCACCCCGAGCCCTACGGCGTGACCATGTGGGGCATCGGCAACGAAAGCTGGGGCTGCGGCGGCAACATGACCGTCGATTATTACACCGACGTCTATAAGCGTTACGCCACCTTTGCCCACAACTATCCGGGCAGCCCGAAGCTAAAGCGCATCGTGAGCGGGGCCAACGGCGACGACGCCAACTGGACCGAAACGTGCATGAAGAAGATTCCGCTCGACCAGATGTGGGGCCTGACGCTGCACCAGTACACGCTGCCCACCGGCAGCTGGACCGGCAGCAAGGGTGCCGCCACCGGCTTCGACGAGGCCCAGTACTTCAACACGATGAAGAACTGCCTGAAGATGGAAGCCGTGGTGACCAAACACGCGGCCATCATGGACAAGTACGACAAGGATAAAAAGGTAGCCTTGCTCGTGGATGAGTGGGGCGTATGGACCGACGTGGAGCCCGGCACCAACCCCGGCTTTTTGTACCAGCAAAACTCCCTGCGCGACGCGCTAGTGGCCGGTACCACGCTCAACATCTTCAACAACCACTGCGACCGGGTGCGCGGGGCCAACCTGGCCCAGGCTGTGAACGTGCTGCAGGCCCTGATCCTGACCGACAAGGAGAAGATGCTGCTCACGCCCACCTACCACGTGTTTGACCTCTACCAGGTCCACCAGAACGCGCAGTATCTGCCCCTGCAATTCCAGAGCCCCGAGTACACGTTGAACGGTGACAAGCTGCCGGCGCTAAATGCCTCGGCCTCTAAGGACGCCAGCGGCGCGGTGCATATTTCCCTGGTCAACCTCGACACCAAAAAGGCTTTGCAGCTGGAAACTGCACTGTCCGGCGTGACCTGGAAAACCGTGTCGGGCCGCATTCTGACCTCAAGCAACGTCAACGATTACAACACCTTCGACAAGCCCAGCAAGGTAAAGCTGGCCACTTTTAACGGGGCTAAAAAGCGCGGCGGAAATCTGGCCGTGGAGCTGCCGCCGCAGTCGGTGGTCGTGCTGGAAGTGAAGTAGAAGGCACGAGTACACCAGCTCGTCATGTCGATCATTCTGCGCGTCAAGCAGAGAGGAGACATCTCGCGGGCAATGGTGACTGTCATGCTGAGCTTGTCGAAGCATCTCTACTACAATGGTAATTCATGCCGTTTGTACAACGAAGCGGTAGAGATGCTTCGGCAGGCTCAGCATGACGTTCTTTTTACGCAAACTGCTTGCCTAACGTCAGCACGCGAGATGTCTCGCTGTGCTCAACCTGACGCCTCAGATTATAAAGATCAACTCAACCCGATGAAACCCACCGCTCCTTTCCGCAAACTCTCCACGGCTGGCTTACTATTAGTTGGCCTGACCGTATTCAGCAGCCAGCGTTCGGCCCCGGAAAAGGGGCTGAAAGATTATTACAAAGACTATTTTCCGGTGGGCGTGGCCGTCTCGCCGGCGGGGCTGAAGGGTGCGGAAGGGGAGCTGATTAAGCAGCACTTCAACAGCATCACGCCGGAGAACTCTATGAAGATGGGCCCGATTCATCCGGAGGAAAACCGCTACGAGTGGAAGGATTCCGACGAAATTGTCCAGTTTGCCCAGGACAACAAGCTGCGGGTGCGGGGCCACAACCTGCTCTGGCACGAGCAGACACCCAAGTGGCTCTTCAAGGACGCCAACGGTAAGCAGGTCAGCAAGGAAGTGCTGCTCAAGCGCCTGCACGACCATATTTTCACGGTGGTGAAGCGCTACAAGGGCAAGATATACGCGTGGGACGTGGTCAATGAAGCCATCAGTGACAACCCCCAGGAGTTTCTGCGCAATTCGGAATGGTATAAGATCTGC
Above is a genomic segment from Hymenobacter cellulosivorans containing:
- a CDS encoding alpha-N-arabinofuranosidase — translated: MLNLKRLMAAAGLTLAAANLTFAQTVRLTVQPGDPKLQISKDIYGHFAEHLGRCVYDGFWADPGLNVPKQGRIRMDIVEALRKIKVANLRWPGGCYADAYHWRDGVGPTAQRPHTINTWWGDAVEDNSFGTHEFLELCKLLGTEPYLAANVGSGTVQEMANWMEYLNSNADTPLTQQRKQNGHPEPYGVTMWGIGNESWGCGGNMTVDYYTDVYKRYATFAHNYPGSPKLKRIVSGANGDDANWTETCMKKIPLDQMWGLTLHQYTLPTGSWTGSKGAATGFDEAQYFNTMKNCLKMEAVVTKHAAIMDKYDKDKKVALLVDEWGVWTDVEPGTNPGFLYQQNSLRDALVAGTTLNIFNNHCDRVRGANLAQAVNVLQALILTDKEKMLLTPTYHVFDLYQVHQNAQYLPLQFQSPEYTLNGDKLPALNASASKDASGAVHISLVNLDTKKALQLETALSGVTWKTVSGRILTSSNVNDYNTFDKPSKVKLATFNGAKKRGGNLAVELPPQSVVVLEVK